The following proteins are encoded in a genomic region of Pseudomonas saponiphila:
- a CDS encoding acyl-CoA thioesterase produces the protein MPSPVIIKRKVLFGDCDPEGIVYTPRFSYFVVEAVHDALTVWLSGPGLRTLLGFNLLPPARAFSLEFLRPVTWDEELSMKVSVSSVGLHSFTFQVEGYVAPDVMAFTSSLTHVCVSPVTREVIEVPEQLRALLLS, from the coding sequence GTGCCGAGCCCTGTGATTATCAAGAGAAAGGTATTGTTCGGCGACTGTGATCCCGAGGGGATAGTCTATACACCCAGGTTTTCTTACTTCGTTGTTGAGGCTGTTCATGATGCACTTACAGTGTGGCTTTCCGGTCCCGGATTAAGAACCTTGCTGGGTTTTAATCTACTGCCTCCAGCAAGGGCTTTCTCGCTGGAGTTTCTTCGTCCGGTCACTTGGGATGAAGAACTCTCGATGAAAGTAAGTGTTTCCAGTGTTGGGCTTCACTCGTTCACATTTCAAGTCGAGGGTTATGTAGCGCCAGATGTCATGGCATTTACTTCTAGTCTTACGCACGTTTGCGTCTCGCCGGTTACCAGAGAAGTGATTGAGGTTCCCGAGCAACTGAGGGCGCTACTCCTGTCTTGA
- a CDS encoding linear amide C-N hydrolase, translating to MSKFVLTLATLTAAVALLGAEVQACTRAVYHGPDGRNITGRNMDFKDAMVSNFWVFPRGMKRNGAAGSRSLEWTSKFGSLAVSGYDISTVDGMNEAGLNASLLWLNATEFPKDDGKTPRMSLSIWAQFYLDQFATVSEAVEYTRSHPVQVVSGEVPGRPGSLAPLHLTLSDASGDSAVLEWIGGKLSIHHDRKYQVVTNDPPYDSQLANQKYWSAVDPLNFLPGSGRSEDRYLRAGFYINAVTQSDDPRISAAAVFSVIRNASVPYGVSLPESPNLSTTRWRVVADQKGMLFYGESATSPNIFWVDLKKLDFSEGAPVRKLDLGVDMNRILTGEASGQFVTEKPFDFMAVE from the coding sequence ATGTCTAAATTCGTACTCACGCTTGCCACCTTAACTGCAGCCGTCGCTCTGCTGGGCGCCGAAGTCCAGGCCTGTACAAGGGCTGTTTATCATGGCCCTGACGGCAGGAATATCACCGGCCGCAATATGGACTTCAAGGACGCCATGGTTAGCAACTTCTGGGTCTTCCCTCGCGGGATGAAGCGCAATGGAGCCGCCGGTTCGCGCTCACTTGAATGGACATCGAAATTCGGCAGCCTGGCCGTGTCTGGCTATGACATTTCGACGGTAGACGGCATGAATGAAGCCGGCCTCAACGCCAGCCTGCTATGGCTCAACGCCACAGAGTTTCCCAAGGACGACGGGAAGACGCCTCGCATGTCGCTCTCGATCTGGGCACAGTTCTATCTTGATCAATTCGCGACGGTGTCAGAGGCGGTCGAATATACGCGCAGCCATCCCGTGCAGGTCGTAAGTGGTGAAGTACCCGGTCGCCCCGGCAGCCTAGCGCCGCTGCATTTGACGCTCTCCGATGCTTCTGGCGACAGTGCTGTACTGGAGTGGATCGGCGGGAAGCTGAGCATTCATCATGATCGCAAGTATCAAGTAGTGACGAACGACCCGCCCTACGACAGCCAACTCGCTAACCAGAAATATTGGAGCGCGGTAGACCCTCTCAATTTCCTTCCCGGTAGTGGCCGCTCCGAAGACCGTTACCTACGCGCCGGTTTTTACATTAACGCAGTGACCCAAAGCGACGACCCCCGGATCTCCGCCGCCGCAGTGTTCAGCGTTATCCGCAACGCTTCGGTACCCTACGGCGTAAGCCTTCCTGAATCACCGAACCTTTCCACGACCCGCTGGCGTGTGGTGGCTGACCAGAAAGGCATGCTTTTCTATGGTGAGTCGGCAACTTCACCCAACATTTTCTGGGTGGATCTGAAGAAGCTCGATTTCTCTGAAGGTGCACCTGTCCGCAAACTCGACCTCGGTGTGGACATGAACCGTATTCTTACCGGGGAGGCATCAGGCCAATTCGTTACGGAAAAACCGTTCGACTTTATGGCCGTTGAATGA
- a CDS encoding SDR family NAD(P)-dependent oxidoreductase: MNSNPTIDNGLRVALVTGSTSGIGAAIARALSQAGYAVVLHSRTSADTGRAMAAEMKQAVYVQADLAVEADRVRLVNEAIAAWGQLDVLINNAGISRVIPHGDLASANSMVWHELNEVNVVAPFHLVTLAESALRDAARHRRAGCVVNISSHAGIRPKGASIPYAVSKAALNHMTRLLALSLGPDIRVNAVAPGLVDTPMTAEWADAQEVWRTRAPMRRAASPGDVAHAVVMLVESDYLTGEILLSDGGLNLT, encoded by the coding sequence ATGAATTCCAATCCGACAATCGATAACGGATTACGCGTCGCGTTGGTTACAGGATCCACTTCCGGTATCGGTGCAGCCATTGCACGTGCACTAAGCCAGGCAGGTTATGCAGTAGTGCTCCATTCGCGAACTTCTGCGGATACGGGACGCGCCATGGCTGCTGAAATGAAGCAGGCTGTTTACGTACAAGCCGATCTTGCTGTCGAGGCGGACAGGGTCAGGCTTGTCAACGAGGCGATCGCCGCGTGGGGGCAACTCGACGTATTGATCAATAACGCTGGCATTAGCAGAGTCATTCCCCACGGCGACCTTGCCTCGGCCAACTCGATGGTGTGGCACGAACTTAACGAGGTGAACGTCGTGGCACCGTTCCACCTCGTTACATTGGCCGAGTCGGCATTGCGCGATGCCGCCCGTCACCGGCGAGCCGGTTGTGTCGTCAACATCAGTTCGCATGCCGGTATCCGTCCTAAAGGCGCATCGATTCCCTATGCGGTGAGCAAAGCAGCGCTTAATCACATGACCCGCTTGCTCGCGTTATCGCTGGGGCCGGACATTCGCGTAAACGCTGTGGCGCCAGGCCTGGTCGACACGCCCATGACCGCAGAGTGGGCCGATGCCCAAGAGGTGTGGCGAACTCGCGCCCCTATGCGCAGAGCTGCCAGCCCAGGCGACGTCGCCCATGCTGTGGTGATGCTGGTCGAGTCGGACTACTTGACCGGCGAGATACTCCTTTCGGACGGCGGGTTGAATCTGACCTAG
- the istA gene encoding IS21 family transposase, translated as MAAPRVAMRNIKECLRLKFEAGLSHEKIARALQLSKGVVSKYIAAARVAGLDWPALVAMDEAALAAALFAPTSTNKPRGERVLPDVLSIHRELRRKGVTLQLLWEEYLAAHAGQPTYRYTQFVEHYRRYAQTLKRSMRQLHRAGEKLFIDYAGPTLPVVDPATGEVRRAHIFVAALGASNYTYACATPGETQVDWLTSLGQALTYFGGVPEMVVPDNPRALVAQPDRYEPGLNRATLECARHYQTVILPARPRKPQDKAKAEVAVQVVERWIMARLRHRQFFSLHALNQAIAELLEDLNRRPFKRLDGCRRDWFERLDRPALRALPVHPYEVATFKRCKVSIDYHIEVNGSFYSVPSALARQNVDVRLTAHTLEVLHGNRRVASHLLLGRRGAYSTQREHMPAAHQAHREWTPQRLLDWGARIGPYTRQLIDHQLTHKPHPEMGYRACLGLLSLARRYGNARLEAAAERAVHLRAFTGRSVRNLLQQGLDQQPLPQRAAETTLPGDHENVRGADYYQPPQQELFDDAATHPESTAPATPGRHGPRPGRAMDAAGQPQPELR; from the coding sequence ATGGCGGCGCCGCGAGTAGCCATGCGAAACATCAAAGAATGTCTGCGCCTCAAGTTTGAGGCCGGCTTGTCCCACGAGAAGATTGCCCGTGCCTTGCAGCTGTCCAAGGGCGTGGTTAGCAAGTACATCGCGGCGGCGCGGGTGGCCGGGCTGGACTGGCCGGCGCTGGTGGCCATGGACGAGGCCGCGCTGGCGGCCGCCTTGTTTGCACCGACGTCGACGAACAAGCCGCGCGGTGAGCGAGTGCTGCCCGATGTGCTGAGCATCCACCGCGAGTTGCGACGCAAGGGCGTGACCTTGCAGCTGCTGTGGGAGGAATATCTCGCCGCGCATGCGGGCCAGCCGACCTACCGCTACACCCAGTTCGTCGAGCACTACCGGCGCTACGCCCAGACGCTCAAACGTTCGATGCGTCAGCTGCACCGTGCGGGCGAGAAGCTATTCATCGACTATGCCGGGCCGACGCTGCCGGTGGTCGACCCGGCCACCGGCGAAGTGCGCCGGGCGCACATCTTCGTCGCCGCCCTGGGCGCCTCGAATTACACCTATGCCTGCGCGACGCCAGGCGAAACCCAGGTGGACTGGCTGACCTCGCTGGGCCAGGCTCTGACCTACTTTGGCGGCGTGCCGGAAATGGTTGTGCCGGACAATCCGCGCGCCCTGGTCGCCCAGCCGGATCGCTACGAGCCGGGCCTGAACCGGGCCACGCTGGAGTGCGCGCGTCATTACCAGACGGTGATCCTGCCGGCACGGCCACGCAAGCCTCAGGACAAGGCCAAGGCCGAGGTGGCGGTGCAGGTGGTCGAGCGCTGGATCATGGCGCGGCTGCGCCATCGGCAGTTCTTCAGCCTGCATGCGCTTAACCAGGCCATCGCCGAGCTGCTGGAGGATCTGAATCGGCGCCCGTTCAAGCGGCTCGATGGCTGCCGGCGCGACTGGTTCGAGCGCCTGGATCGCCCGGCCTTGCGAGCGCTGCCGGTGCATCCCTACGAGGTCGCCACCTTCAAGCGCTGCAAGGTCAGCATCGACTACCACATCGAGGTCAATGGCAGCTTCTACAGCGTGCCCTCCGCCCTGGCCCGGCAGAACGTGGACGTGCGACTGACGGCACACACCCTGGAAGTGCTGCATGGCAACCGGCGGGTGGCCAGCCACCTGCTGCTGGGGCGACGCGGCGCTTACAGTACCCAGCGCGAGCACATGCCCGCGGCGCACCAGGCGCATCGCGAATGGACGCCACAACGCCTGCTCGACTGGGGCGCGCGGATCGGCCCCTACACGCGCCAACTGATCGATCACCAACTGACCCACAAGCCGCACCCGGAGATGGGCTACCGCGCCTGCCTCGGCCTGCTCTCGCTGGCCCGGCGCTATGGCAATGCACGCCTGGAAGCCGCTGCCGAACGTGCCGTACACCTGCGCGCCTTCACCGGGCGCAGCGTGCGCAACCTGCTCCAGCAAGGCCTGGATCAACAGCCGCTGCCCCAGCGTGCCGCCGAAACGACCTTACCCGGCGACCACGAGAACGTCCGTGGCGCCGACTACTACCAACCCCCGCAACAGGAGCTGTTCGATGATGCCGCAACACACCCTGAATCAACTGCACCAGCTACGCCTGGACGGCATGGCCCGCGCCCTGGAAGAGCAATGGACGCTGCCGGCCAGCCACAGCCTGAGCTTCGATGA
- the istB gene encoding IS21-like element IS1474 family helper ATPase IstB, with protein sequence MMPQHTLNQLHQLRLDGMARALEEQWTLPASHSLSFDERLGLLLDRELAWRDNQRLVRLRKKAKLKYANACLEDLDRRTGRALDERLIATLASGDWIRQQHNLLLTGPTGAGKTWLACALGNQACRQGYSTLYLRTPRLLEQLRIAHGDGSFGRTLQQLAKVDVLVLDDWALAPLEEGARHDLLEVIDDRAGSRSTILTSQLPIEHWHGWINDPTLADAILDRLVHNAYRLTMKGESLRRKKAEEQAAS encoded by the coding sequence ATGATGCCGCAACACACCCTGAATCAACTGCACCAGCTACGCCTGGACGGCATGGCCCGCGCCCTGGAAGAGCAATGGACGCTGCCGGCCAGCCACAGCCTGAGCTTCGATGAACGCCTCGGCCTACTGCTCGACCGCGAACTGGCCTGGCGTGACAACCAGCGCCTGGTACGGCTGCGCAAGAAGGCCAAGCTCAAGTACGCCAACGCCTGCCTGGAAGATCTCGACCGCCGCACCGGACGCGCCCTGGACGAGCGTCTGATCGCCACCCTGGCCAGTGGCGACTGGATCCGCCAGCAGCACAACCTGCTGCTGACCGGCCCGACCGGTGCCGGCAAAACCTGGCTGGCCTGCGCCCTGGGCAACCAGGCCTGCCGCCAGGGCTATAGCACCCTGTACCTGCGCACCCCGCGCCTGCTGGAACAACTGCGCATCGCTCATGGCGACGGCAGCTTCGGCCGTACCCTGCAACAGCTGGCAAAGGTCGACGTCCTGGTGCTGGACGACTGGGCGCTAGCCCCGCTGGAGGAAGGAGCCCGGCATGACCTGCTGGAGGTGATCGACGACCGCGCTGGCAGCCGCTCCACCATCCTGACGAGCCAACTGCCCATCGAGCACTGGCACGGCTGGATCAACGACCCGACCCTGGCCGATGCCATCCTCGACCGCCTGGTGCACAACGCCTACCGACTGACGATGAAAGGCGAGTCGCTGCGCCGAAAAAAAGCCGAGGAACAAGCCGCATCGTGA
- a CDS encoding IS1380-like element ISPa33 family transposase, with the protein MLPEKLHFSPLSRRLVEASFTGGHITSDAGLLLLREVDRQHGLTRRLAKIVPDRRDPGRVQHGLQTLLAQRIYALAAGYEDLNDHDGLRHDYALQTAVNRLQPLAGKSTLGRLEQQADRETVVQAHRLLWEHFIAQHDQAPAEIVLDFDATDVPVHGDQEGRFFHGYYDHYCFLPLYVFCGRHLLVSYLRPSNIDGARHSWAILALLVKFIRRFWPETRIVFRGDGGFCRHRMLDWCDRKQVDYVVGLARNTRLQRMAAPAMQAVAEAYQETGQKMSGVYRFLYQAGSWRRRRLVVSRLEHGEQGANPRFIVVSRFAEDAAQQYYEDYCGRGDMENRIKDQQLDLFADRTSSPRWWTNQWRLMLSAFAYVLFERLRDHLQGTALARMSIHNLRLKLLKIGAVIIRNSRRIRVLISEAYPHQELFAGLVARLKPT; encoded by the coding sequence ATGCTACCAGAAAAACTCCACTTTTCACCCCTCTCTCGCCGCCTCGTCGAGGCCTCTTTCACCGGTGGTCACATCACCTCGGATGCGGGCTTGTTGCTGCTGCGCGAGGTCGACCGGCAACATGGCTTGACCCGCCGCCTGGCCAAAATCGTTCCCGATCGGCGTGATCCTGGGCGTGTCCAGCATGGACTGCAGACACTGCTCGCCCAGCGTATCTATGCACTGGCCGCCGGCTACGAGGATCTCAACGATCATGACGGCCTGCGCCATGACTACGCGCTGCAGACTGCGGTCAACCGCCTGCAACCGCTGGCCGGCAAATCCACTCTGGGGCGCCTGGAACAGCAAGCCGATCGCGAAACGGTGGTGCAAGCCCATCGCCTGCTGTGGGAGCACTTCATCGCCCAGCATGACCAGGCGCCGGCTGAGATCGTGCTCGACTTCGATGCGACCGATGTGCCGGTGCATGGTGATCAGGAAGGGCGCTTCTTCCATGGCTATTACGACCATTACTGCTTCCTGCCGCTCTATGTGTTCTGTGGTCGCCATCTGCTGGTGAGCTATTTGCGCCCGAGCAACATCGATGGCGCCCGACACAGTTGGGCCATCCTGGCACTGCTGGTCAAGTTCATTCGCCGCTTCTGGCCAGAGACCCGCATCGTGTTCCGCGGTGACGGCGGTTTTTGCCGACATCGCATGCTCGACTGGTGTGACCGCAAGCAGGTGGATTATGTGGTGGGTCTGGCCCGCAACACCCGCCTGCAGCGGATGGCGGCGCCGGCCATGCAAGCTGTCGCCGAGGCCTACCAAGAAACCGGGCAGAAGATGTCCGGCGTGTATCGCTTCCTCTATCAGGCCGGTAGTTGGCGTAGGCGCCGCCTGGTCGTGTCGCGCCTGGAACATGGCGAGCAGGGTGCCAATCCACGCTTCATCGTCGTGTCCCGCTTTGCCGAGGATGCTGCCCAGCAGTACTACGAAGACTACTGCGGCCGTGGCGACATGGAGAATCGGATCAAGGACCAACAGTTGGATCTGTTCGCCGACCGCACCTCCAGCCCACGCTGGTGGACCAACCAGTGGCGGCTGATGCTGTCGGCCTTTGCCTATGTGCTGTTCGAACGGCTACGCGATCATCTCCAGGGCACCGCATTGGCGCGCATGAGCATCCATAACCTGCGCTTGAAACTGCTCAAGATCGGTGCGGTGATCATTCGCAACAGCCGGCGCATCCGCGTGCTGATCAGCGAGGCCTATCCGCATCAGGAACTCTTTGCGGGGCTGGTTGCCCGCCTCAAGCCGACCTGA
- a CDS encoding DUF2388 domain-containing protein, translating to MDKWKTLVFVILALTGAQAAAENKGSYQNSMMMITLAPTLLLSGTTGLSELAVKQFQPAKADALAFVGSNGEIRGAQFEQAVRYYHSAYGQPHMTDEQLALAIATTL from the coding sequence ATGGATAAATGGAAAACTCTGGTGTTCGTCATCCTGGCATTGACCGGCGCTCAAGCCGCGGCGGAAAACAAGGGCTCCTATCAAAACTCGATGATGATGATCACGCTGGCTCCAACCCTGCTCCTTTCAGGAACAACCGGGCTGTCTGAGCTAGCGGTGAAGCAATTCCAGCCTGCCAAGGCTGATGCGCTTGCATTCGTAGGCTCAAATGGTGAGATTCGCGGCGCTCAATTCGAGCAAGCCGTTCGCTACTACCACTCGGCCTATGGCCAGCCGCACATGACCGACGAACAACTGGCCCTGGCAATTGCTACTACACTCTGA